The Hymenobacter sp. DG25A nucleotide sequence CGGCCCCTTTCACGGCCACAAAATACTGGCCATCCAGCTCCTGGTGCAGGGTGGCCATCAGGCGGGTTTCCGAGCTGAAGGCCTTTTCATCCAGGCGGGGGCAGGCGCTCAGCTCGGGCAGCGATGAGGAGAAGACCAGCTCATTCAGGGCAATTTCCACCGGGTCGCCCACGCCCGTTTTGGGGCGCTGCCCGGGTGCGTAGGGGGCATTGTTGCAGGAAACAGCCACGCGCAGCAGCTGCTTGAACTGGGGTGAGACGAGCACAGTCTCGTTGCCGTCGGCTACGGTCAGAGGGTGGGTTTCGGAGAAGTGCACCTCAGCACGGCCGGCCGGCAGCCAGATGGTGTTTACAGCTATCTGATTATGGGTGAGCGTGCCGGTTTTATCAGTGAAGATGACGCTGGTGCTGCCCAGCGTTTCCACTGCCGCCAGCTGCTTCACAATCACATGCTGCCGGGCCAGGCGCAGCATGCCATGCGCCAGGGCCAGCGTAGCCACAATGGAAAGGCCCTCCGGAATGGCCGCAATAGCCAGAATAATGGCCATTTTCACCATCATTACGGCATCCCGGCCCTGCAGCAGGCCAATCAGCAGGTATAGCAGCGCCAGGCCCAGCGTAAGCAGAATGAGCTGCCGGGCCAGCTGGTTTATTTTGATTTCAAGCGGGGTAGTGGTGCGCCCGGCGGTTTGCACCAGCTGCGCAATGCGGCCCAGCTCGGTGTTCATGCCAATGCCCGTTACAATAGCGCGGCCGTTGCCATTCACCACGGCCGTGCCTTTGTAGAGCAGGCTGGTAGGGGCATCGGCTACCTGGCCGGGAGCAGGCAAGGCCCCGGGCTGCTTGGCTACCGGCATAGATTCCCCCGTCAGGGCCGATTCGTTTACGTTGAGCTGCCGGGCTATGTGTACCTCGGCATCGGCGGGCAGCATGTCGCCGGCTTCTACCAGCAGCACATCCCCAATGGTGAGGTCAGGGGCGGGAATGGTTTGCTGCTGCCCGTTGCGCACTACGCGGGCTTTGGGTACGTCCAGCTGGTGCAGCGCCGCCATCGAAACCCGGGCCTGCCACTCCAGCCCCAGCCCGATAAGGGAATTGATGAGCACGACGGCTGCAATAGCTATGCTCTCAGCCATGTCGCCCATCACCCAGGAAAATATGGCCGCGGCAATGAGCACCAGCACCGTCAGGCTCCGGAACTGCCGCCACACCAGCAGCCAGATGGGCTCATTGACGTTGGCAGACAGGATATTGGGGCCATGCAGCTGCCGCCGGCGCTGGGCCTCGGCCGTGGTCAGCCCCTGCTGTAAATCAGTGGGCGGGGGCGGGAACGAAGCCGTGGGGACGCTGGCCGGTATCATAGCATCAGAAAGAACAGAAGAAGGGCAGGAAAGGCCGTCAGGTTACCAGCTTAGACCCTTCTATTTTCGTCAGGATATCATTCATAATTTCTACCTGAATCTGCTGAATTTCCAGCATATCCTGCTGTTGATGCATAATCAGGTGATCCAGCTTTTCGTGCAGCATCCGGATTTCCAGCTCCGATTTCAGATTAATCATATAGTCTTTGCGGGCGCGCTGCCGGTCCTTGTCCTCCTGGCGGTTCTGGCTCATCATGATAATGGGCGCCTGCATAGCGGCCACGCACGAGAGCAGCAGATTCAGCAGAATAAAAGGGTAGGGGTCGAAGCCGCGGTTGGCCATCCAGAAGCCGTTCAGCACAATCCAGCACAGCAGAAAAAACAGAAAGGAGAGGATAAACGTCCAGCTCCCGCCAAACGAAGCCATGCCATCGGCCAGGCGCTGGCCCAGCGTCAGGGGCTCTACGTCGTCCTCCAGCTTATCGGTGAGGGTGGCCTGGGCCTGCAGGTTGCTGAGCACGGTTTGCTCCAGCTCGGAAAGCTGGCCCACCTCTTTCAGTAGATAATTCTGGATGTACTTGCGCCGGTACTCGTTTAGCTCCGTCAGGGCCAGGTAGTCGTCCTCGGAAAAATGGGGCTGGTCCTTTTGAATAAGCTCCAGAATAGGCTGCCGTATGGTACGCCCACTGATGCGGTCGGCCTCGGGAAACTCCCGGCCGGAGCAGTCACTGATGAACGTGGGAGCAGGAGGCATGGCAGAGCAACGGCTACGTTCTGGGGGCAGGAAGCGAAATCAAATGCCTTCAAAAAGCGAATAGGTTTCCAGGTACCGGGGCTGAATGGGGGCCGGCCAGCCCAGCTGGTCCTGTATGCCCTGGGCCAGCGCGGCGGAGCTCAGGGGCTCCCCATGCACAATGAAAGTACGCTTGGGAGCCTGCTCAAAGTTTCCCAGCCAGCGCAGTAGTTCGTCGCGGTCGGCGTGGGCCGAGAAGCCGTTGAGCTGCTGCACCTGGCAGAGCACGGGCACCATGTCGCCGTACATCTTAATCTGCGGCTCGCCTTCCAGCAGGCGGCGGCCCCGGGTGCCCTCGGCCTGAAAGCCGATAAGCAAAACCGTATCCTGGGGGCGGGGCAGGCGGTGGTGCAGGTGGTGCACAATGCGCCCGCCGGTGCACATGCCGCTGGCGGAAATAATGATGGCGCCCTGCTCCAGCAGATTCAGGCTCTTCGACTCGGGCACATCAGTTACAAAACGCAGCCCGTCAAAATCAAAAATATTGCCGTGGCCCAGCCGGTGCTGCCCCGGATACCGCGGGTACAGCCCCGATACCCGAATGCCCATGGGGCTATCAACATACACCGGCACGTGGGGCACCCGGTTTTGCTGGCGCAGGCGCTTGAGGTAATACAGCATGGTTTGGGTGCGGCCCACGGCAAAGGCCGCAATAACCAGCACCCCGCCCCGCCCCAGCGCCTGGTTTACCACGGCCGCCAGCTCTTCCTCCGGGTCCGGCACGCGGTTATTCCGGTCGCCGTAGGTGGATTCTACCAGCAGCACATCGGCCTGGGTAATAGCGGTGGGGTCAAACATTACGGGGTCGTCGTAGCGGCCCAGGTCGCCGGAAAATACCAGCTTTTTCTCCTGCTGCTCGCCCTGCACCAGCGTCTCCACAATAGCCGCGCCCAGAATGTGACCCGCCTCCCGGAAGAGCACGGAAACCTGGTTGAGGGCCTGCACGGGCATATTATAGGGGCAACTCACCAATAGGGGTAGCACCTGCTGTACGTCCTCGGTGGTGTAGAGCGGCAGCGCGGGGTGATGCTTGGAGTAGCCTTTGGCATTGGCAAAGGCGGCTTCTTCCTCCTGCAGCTTGGCGGAGTCCAGCAGCATAATTTCCAGCAGGTCGCGGGTAGCTTCGGTGCAGAGAATGCGGCCCCGGAAGCCCTCTTTTACCAGGCGGGGCAGGTAGCCGCTGTGGTCGATGTGGGCGTGGGTGAGCACCAGGGTATCCACCTGGCTGGGGCTGATGGGCAGGGTATCCCAGTTGCGGAGGCGCAGCTCCTTCAGGCCCTGGAACAGGCCGCAGTCTACCATAAGCTGCTGCTGAAGCGGGCCGTGGCTGAACGTGAGGACATACTTGGAGCCCGTTACGGTTTGGGCGGCGCCCAGGAATTGGATGCTAACGTTCATAGCGGCTGGTTATGGGCCCCTGGCTAACCTGTCCGCCACTGCCCGCAGGCCGGCGTCAGCTAAGGTGGCCGCCGGAAGGTAAGCAGTGGGGGAGGGGAATTTCTATGATATTCATCATCATATATTAATTTGTTATCATACTGAGGGTGAAGGAAAACCTCCTTCTTTGTGTTATCATTTTCTCTCTGCTGCATATGGCTGATTCTCTGCTGGTACTAACTGATTTTTATCCGGCGGCCAACCGCGCCTTGGACTATGCCGCCAATGTGGCCAGCGCGCTGCATGCCAATCTGATTTTACTGCACGTGCGCCGCACTTCACTGCTGGATGCCGAGTTCTTTACCGGCGCGGTTTCCGGCCAGACGCAGGAGTCGGCGCGGGTGGCGCTGAGCCGGTTGGCCGAGGAGCTGCCGGTGCCCGCCGTTACGGAGGTGCGCAAGGGGCGCGTGGCAGAGGAGGTAGCCGAGGCTATTGAGCAGCACCAGCCCAGCCTGCTGGTGCTGGGCCGCCCTGATGTAGAAAATGTGCCCGAAGAGCTGGTGACCACCACCTCGCTGGAAATTCTACGGACCAGGCCCTATCCCATGCTGGTGCTGCCGGCCCATGTGGCCACTACTGAGCGCCCGCGCCGCGTGCTGGTAGCCCTGGACGGGGACTCTTTCCAACTGGGCGACTGCAACGACCTGCTGCGCCAGCTCTTCAAGGCGCTGCACGCGGAGCTCACCGTGCTGCACATTGTCACGCAGAATGAAACCGCGGCCCGGGCCCTCAATACCTTAACCCAGACCGGCCTCACCATTGACCTGGCCCCCGTGCAAACCAAAGCCATTCGCAACCACGACCCCGCCGAGGGCATTCTGCAGGCCGCCAAACCGGAGGACTATGATATGGTGATGATGGTAGCCCGCCCGCGTAGCTTTCTGGGAAAGCTGTTTCACCGGAGCGTAACCGCGCAGGTGCTGCTGCAAAGCCCGCTTCCCGTGCTGATAGTGCCCGCTATCGAGGAGTAATTACCCGGGCAGCCTGGCTAAGGCATCCGCTAATAAAGGAGCCAGATTGATGGCGTTGGAAGGATGCGGCACGGTGTTGCACGTTACCACGGGCCCGGCGCCGGCCGCCATCAGCTCCTGATAGGACGCACCCACAAACAGCGCGTGAATGCCCAGGCATACCGGGGCAGGCAGCCCGGCCCGGCGCAGGTGCTGCACGGTGGCTATCATGGTGCGCGCCGTGGAAATAATGTCATCTACCACTACCGGCGTGTGGTGCTGAAAGCGGGCTACATCCGGCGGGGCTATTTTCACGCTTCGGTCGCCGTGGCGCTGTTTGTTGAGCACGAGGAAGGGGCAACCGGCCTCCCGGGCTATGGCCGCTACCCATTGCTTGCTTTCACTGTCGGGGCCTATTAAAACCGGCTGGGTTACTTGCATGCGTACATACTGCGCTAACGGGCCCGTGGCGTGCAGGGCCTGGGTAGGCATAGAGTAAATATCCCGCAGCTGGTGCCAGCGGTGCAGATGGGGCGCTACCGTCAGTAGGCCATCCAGAAAACCGGAAAGCAGCCGGGCAAAGTAGGCGGAGGTAATGCCTTCACCCGGCTGAAAGCGCGCATCCTGCCGCATATAGGCCAAATAAGGCGCCAGCAGATACACGCGGCGCGCCCCCAGGTCGCGGGCAGTTTCAGCCAGAAAATACAGCGGCACCAGCTGCGGATTTGGCTGCGCCAGCGTGCACACCAGCACCAGCGTGCGGCCGGCTACCGGGGTGTGCAACTGCACATAGGTTTCGCCATCGGGGAAGCTGCGCAGGGTGTAGTCGGCCAGGGAGGTGCCCAGTTGGTAGGCCAGCTCTTGGGTGAGGGCTTCGTTGCCGGGCAGAGCAAGTAGCAGCGGCCGCATTAGTAGGCAATGATAGGTTCTGTGGAGTCGTGCAGATAGTCGCGGGCGTAGGTTAGCTCGCCGGGGCTTTCTGCATACAGCGTAAACAGCACCTGCCCGGCCTGCACCGGCTGGCGCAGCCGCACGTGCAGATCAATACCGGCGCTGGCCTTCCAGGGGGCACCGGCCAGCTTGGCCAGCGTAGCCAGGCGGCGGTTGTCAATGGTGAGCACCAGGCCCGGGCGGGTGGCTACCATATCCCAGTGCAGCGCCGCAGGCTTAGGAAAGTGCAGGCCGCCCTGGGCCTGGCAAATGTCCTGAAACTTCTGCCAGGCTTTGCCCGAGGAAAGCAGCATGGCCGCCTCCGCGGCGCCGGTGCCAGCGGCGGCGTGCCCGGTAAGCTCCAGCAGGGTGGCCGCCAGGTGCAGGGATTTTTCGCGTAGGTCCGGCGGTGCATCGGGGCTGTTCTGGAGCACGGCCAGCACGTCGCGGGCTTCCAGGGCCGGGCCAATGCCGCGCCCCACGGGCTGGCTGCCATCGGTCAGCATCACTTCTACTTTCAGCCCCACAGCCTGCCCTACCTGCCGGAACAGGGCCACCATATCCTGCGCTTCCTCCAGGCTGCGCACCTTGGCGGTGGGGCCCACGGGTACATCAATTACCACATGGGTAGCCCCGGCGGCCACTTTCTTGGACAGCACGGAGGCCACCACCTGGGCCGGACTATCAATATCCAGGGCGCGCTCCACCCGAATCAGAATATCATCGGCGGGACTCAACTGCATGGCCCCGCCCCAGGCCAGGCAGGCGCCGTGGTGGGCTACCACGCGGCGCATCTGGCGCAGCGTCAGGTTTACGGAAGTTAGCACTTCCATGGCATCGGCGGTGCCGGCCGGCGAGGTAATGGCCCGGGAAGATGTTTTGGGCATGAGCAGCCCGGCCGCCGCCACAATAGCCACTACAATGGGCGTGGTGCGGTTGCCGGGCAGCCCGCCAATGGAATGCTTATCGGCTACGACGTGGGCCGGCCAATGCAGCTGCCGCCCGGCCGCAATCATGGCCTGCGTGAGGCCAATGGTTTCTTCGGTGGAGAAGTCGCGCACGCAGGCAGTTACAAAAGCGGCCAGCTCTACGTTGGAATACCGCTCGGCGGCAATATCACGCATAATAGCGTGGTAGTCTTCGGGCAGCAGGCGGCGGCCGTACATTTTGGCGCGCACCCGGTGCATGGTTTCCAGCGGCGGTAAGTGCATCAGGTGCACTTCGTCGCCGGGGCGGGCGTGCAGGTGCTCCCACACCACCTCCGACACGCCTACTTCGTGCGGCTCCAGCAGCGTGTTGCCGATAATGGTGTTCAGGGAGGCAATAATGGTGTGCCCGTTGGCCATCACCTTCAGGCGCGATAGGGCCTGAAAGCCTTCCGCGTGGCATACCGGCGAATCGGAGCGCAGAAACACCACGTGCTCGTTGCGGGTATCGATGCCCATGCGGCGCAGGTGCAGCTGGTCGGAAGCGGGCTGTACCACGGGCGGTGGCAGAAGCGGAGCAGGGCTATTCATAGTGCGGGAGAGTAAGCAGGGTTTCCTGGCTGAACTGGCAGAGCAGCCAGCAGAGCAGCCGCGGGTGCTCCCGGGTTAGTTTGCGGAAGCTATTCTGGCTGAGCAGCGTGAGCTGGCAGGGCTGCAGGGCCAGCACCGTGTACCGGCACCGGCTGGCCACCACATGCTCGCTGCCCAGCAGCGCCGGCGCCGAAATCACCTGGAACAGCCCCGCCGGGCTCCGGGACCAGATACCCACCGTGCCCCGCTCCAGCCAGTACACATGGCGGGCCGGCTCGCCGGCGCGGTAAAGGCGGTGGCCGGCCGCGCAAACCAGGCGCTGCGGGTTCATGCGTGGAAGAGGAAGCCAGGGGAGCAACATGCGCCAGATGGGTAGGGGGCGGTGGAACTGCACCCGGAAAGGTTCTGCTCAGCAGAAACCAGCTGCTGCCCGGGCACGGCAGATATACAAACAGGGCCCTAATTTCTGCTGCTGGCGGCAACGGAAAAGCTGATGAATATCACGCTGTAAGGTGATAGTTATCAATACATAATATATAAGGAATAAGCATCTTCGTTACACAGCACCAGCTGGTTATACCCCAAGCTTTGCCCGGCTGCTTCGGTTTGGCTGCGTGGCTAAATTGGGGTTGCCGGCCGGCGGGCTTTTACCTCTCTGGAAGTACCGCTCCATGAAAACGCCCTGTTCCCTGCGCTCCTCGCTGCCCGTACCTCATCCGGTGCGGATAGCTGTGGTTTGCCACCCGGAAAGAGGGCCATAGGAGCCTGGTAAACCTGAGGCCCGTCTGGTTAATCGTAGCGAGTAGAAATCTCGGCCAGGCGGGCCGGGTTCAGGATGGTAATCAGGCTGCCGCGCGCCTGCAGCACGCCTTCATCCCGAAATTCCGACACAAACCGGCTAGTAGTTTCCTTGGCCGTACCCACCAGTGAGGCCAGGTCGTCGCGGGAAATAGGAATGCTCACGGGCTCCTGGTTTTGCTGCTGATACGTGCGGGCCAGCAGGAGCAGGGCTTCGGCCAGCCGCTCCCGCACGGGCTTGTAGGCCAGGTGCAGCATCCGCTCTTCGGCATCGCCCAGGGCTCTGGATAGCAGCTGCATGAGGGAGGTGGCAAAGCGCACATTCTGCTCAATCAACCGGAAGAACTCCGCGCGCGGAATGCAGCACACCACCGACTCTTCCAGCGCCACCGCCGAGGCGGAGTGGCTGTTGCCGGCCAGCAGCCCCCGATACCCCAGCAAATCACCCTCCCGGGCCAGCCGGATAATCTGCTCCTTACCATCGCCGCCCACTTTCATCACCTTAATCTTGCCCGAATGAATGCAGTACAGCCCCATTGGGCGGCCATTCTCCTGAAAAATAACCTGTCCCCGCTGATACACCTGTGCCGTTTTTACCAGGGAAAGCATCTCCAACTCCTCCGGCTGGCAGCAGGACATGGGGCAACTATGACGGCTGGGGCATTCTGGGCAGGAAGGTGGAACAAAGCGTTTCATAACCTAAAGCTGCAAAGGCCAACTGGGGCCCGGGAGAAACTCACAATCGATGCATGCTTTTTATAGCCAATGGCCCGAATGGAAGCGGGCGAAGAGTGTAGCGAAATTAGTGCTGGTAACCTTGCTTAATGTACAATAAAATCAACGATATTCACAATGTTTTGTCAGGGTTTTGCCTTGGGCAGACCTTGCGCGTTGGGGCCACCTTGGGCCGGTGGCAGTGTCTGCGTTGCTTAGCCGCCGGAGCGGAGTAGCAGGGTGGTTTTATTCCGGGTTTTGCTTGCGCTTTCCTTGTTTCCTTTCCCGTGCCATGAGTGCCTCCTTAGTTGTTTTAACCGATTTTCTGGCGGTATCTAACTGCGCCCTGTCGTATGCGGCCACGCTGGCCGTGCCCCTGCATGCCCACCTGGTACTGCTACACCTGCGCCACGATGGACTGCTTTCCCCCGAGGAGTACAGCCGGCAGCACTCGCCACAGGGTGAGAAGCAGCTGGAGCAGGCCCTGGGCAAGCTGGTGAATACCCTGGCCGTGCCGGCCGAAGTAGAGATTTCCGAAGAGTTTTTGCCCGATGCCGTGACCGATACCGTGCATCATCACCACCCGCTGATGCTGGTGCTGGGCCGCCCCGGCACCGCCACCTCGCCCACAGAGCTGATCAGCGTTACGGTAATGGACCTGCTGCGCACGGCGCCCTACCCGTTGCTGATTGTGCCCACCATGGGCTGGGAAGTACAGCCGCCCACGCACCTGCTGCTGGCGGTAGATGGGCAGGAGTTTACCCTGGGAACTCACGCCGGCGTGGTGGAAAAGCTGCGCGCGGCATTTGGAGCGCGGCTTTCCGTAGCGCACATCACCAGTCCCACCGATCCGCAGCCACCTATGTCGCGCGAAACGGTGTGGAGCGTGTGCGCCAGCGGTCTGGCCTCTGACCTTACCTCCGCCGATGTACACGAGCTGAAGTACCCATCAGTAGCGGAAGGTATTCTGCAGGCCGGCACCGAGCTGCGGGCCGATATGCTGGTCCTCATTGCCCGGCGGCACAGCCTGCTGGGAAGCCTGTTTCACCGCAGCGTAACCGCCCAGGTTATCCGGGACAGCATGTTGCCTATACTGGTGCTGCCCTCCCCGGATTAAGCCGGCCCTGCTGCCTGCTGAATG carries:
- a CDS encoding universal stress protein, translated to MADSLLVLTDFYPAANRALDYAANVASALHANLILLHVRRTSLLDAEFFTGAVSGQTQESARVALSRLAEELPVPAVTEVRKGRVAEEVAEAIEQHQPSLLVLGRPDVENVPEELVTTTSLEILRTRPYPMLVLPAHVATTERPRRVLVALDGDSFQLGDCNDLLRQLFKALHAELTVLHIVTQNETAARALNTLTQTGLTIDLAPVQTKAIRNHDPAEGILQAAKPEDYDMVMMVARPRSFLGKLFHRSVTAQVLLQSPLPVLIVPAIEE
- a CDS encoding Crp/Fnr family transcriptional regulator — protein: MSCCQPEELEMLSLVKTAQVYQRGQVIFQENGRPMGLYCIHSGKIKVMKVGGDGKEQIIRLAREGDLLGYRGLLAGNSHSASAVALEESVVCCIPRAEFFRLIEQNVRFATSLMQLLSRALGDAEERMLHLAYKPVRERLAEALLLLARTYQQQNQEPVSIPISRDDLASLVGTAKETTSRFVSEFRDEGVLQARGSLITILNPARLAEISTRYD
- a CDS encoding universal stress protein; translated protein: MSASLVVLTDFLAVSNCALSYAATLAVPLHAHLVLLHLRHDGLLSPEEYSRQHSPQGEKQLEQALGKLVNTLAVPAEVEISEEFLPDAVTDTVHHHHPLMLVLGRPGTATSPTELISVTVMDLLRTAPYPLLIVPTMGWEVQPPTHLLLAVDGQEFTLGTHAGVVEKLRAAFGARLSVAHITSPTDPQPPMSRETVWSVCASGLASDLTSADVHELKYPSVAEGILQAGTELRADMLVLIARRHSLLGSLFHRSVTAQVIRDSMLPILVLPSPD
- a CDS encoding ribose-phosphate pyrophosphokinase, with product MRPLLLALPGNEALTQELAYQLGTSLADYTLRSFPDGETYVQLHTPVAGRTLVLVCTLAQPNPQLVPLYFLAETARDLGARRVYLLAPYLAYMRQDARFQPGEGITSAYFARLLSGFLDGLLTVAPHLHRWHQLRDIYSMPTQALHATGPLAQYVRMQVTQPVLIGPDSESKQWVAAIAREAGCPFLVLNKQRHGDRSVKIAPPDVARFQHHTPVVVDDIISTARTMIATVQHLRRAGLPAPVCLGIHALFVGASYQELMAAGAGPVVTCNTVPHPSNAINLAPLLADALARLPG
- a CDS encoding thymidine phosphorylase family protein — protein: MNSPAPLLPPPVVQPASDQLHLRRMGIDTRNEHVVFLRSDSPVCHAEGFQALSRLKVMANGHTIIASLNTIIGNTLLEPHEVGVSEVVWEHLHARPGDEVHLMHLPPLETMHRVRAKMYGRRLLPEDYHAIMRDIAAERYSNVELAAFVTACVRDFSTEETIGLTQAMIAAGRQLHWPAHVVADKHSIGGLPGNRTTPIVVAIVAAAGLLMPKTSSRAITSPAGTADAMEVLTSVNLTLRQMRRVVAHHGACLAWGGAMQLSPADDILIRVERALDIDSPAQVVASVLSKKVAAGATHVVIDVPVGPTAKVRSLEEAQDMVALFRQVGQAVGLKVEVMLTDGSQPVGRGIGPALEARDVLAVLQNSPDAPPDLREKSLHLAATLLELTGHAAAGTGAAEAAMLLSSGKAWQKFQDICQAQGGLHFPKPAALHWDMVATRPGLVLTIDNRRLATLAKLAGAPWKASAGIDLHVRLRQPVQAGQVLFTLYAESPGELTYARDYLHDSTEPIIAY
- a CDS encoding MBL fold metallo-hydrolase RNA specificity domain-containing protein, whose translation is MNVSIQFLGAAQTVTGSKYVLTFSHGPLQQQLMVDCGLFQGLKELRLRNWDTLPISPSQVDTLVLTHAHIDHSGYLPRLVKEGFRGRILCTEATRDLLEIMLLDSAKLQEEEAAFANAKGYSKHHPALPLYTTEDVQQVLPLLVSCPYNMPVQALNQVSVLFREAGHILGAAIVETLVQGEQQEKKLVFSGDLGRYDDPVMFDPTAITQADVLLVESTYGDRNNRVPDPEEELAAVVNQALGRGGVLVIAAFAVGRTQTMLYYLKRLRQQNRVPHVPVYVDSPMGIRVSGLYPRYPGQHRLGHGNIFDFDGLRFVTDVPESKSLNLLEQGAIIISASGMCTGGRIVHHLHHRLPRPQDTVLLIGFQAEGTRGRRLLEGEPQIKMYGDMVPVLCQVQQLNGFSAHADRDELLRWLGNFEQAPKRTFIVHGEPLSSAALAQGIQDQLGWPAPIQPRYLETYSLFEGI
- a CDS encoding cyclic nucleotide-binding domain-containing protein, with translation MNPQRLVCAAGHRLYRAGEPARHVYWLERGTVGIWSRSPAGLFQVISAPALLGSEHVVASRCRYTVLALQPCQLTLLSQNSFRKLTREHPRLLCWLLCQFSQETLLTLPHYE
- a CDS encoding cation-translocating P-type ATPase, with amino-acid sequence MIPASVPTASFPPPPTDLQQGLTTAEAQRRRQLHGPNILSANVNEPIWLLVWRQFRSLTVLVLIAAAIFSWVMGDMAESIAIAAVVLINSLIGLGLEWQARVSMAALHQLDVPKARVVRNGQQQTIPAPDLTIGDVLLVEAGDMLPADAEVHIARQLNVNESALTGESMPVAKQPGALPAPGQVADAPTSLLYKGTAVVNGNGRAIVTGIGMNTELGRIAQLVQTAGRTTTPLEIKINQLARQLILLTLGLALLYLLIGLLQGRDAVMMVKMAIILAIAAIPEGLSIVATLALAHGMLRLARQHVIVKQLAAVETLGSTSVIFTDKTGTLTHNQIAVNTIWLPAGRAEVHFSETHPLTVADGNETVLVSPQFKQLLRVAVSCNNAPYAPGQRPKTGVGDPVEIALNELVFSSSLPELSACPRLDEKAFSSETRLMATLHQELDGQYFVAVKGAAEDVLNHCRYRWDAAGPLPLSETEKQEWIARAEQLAQTGLRTLGFACSLGETHPGADFVHNLAWVGLIGFLDPPRLEVLPALQACRQAGIRVIMVTGDHPATARTVAAKVGLVTTEEPVVVSGPTLKPLDQLTTDEKEELYECTIFARVSPAQKLDLITLYQQRGDIVGMTGDGVNDAPALRKADIGIAMGLRGTQVAGEAADMVLQDDAFASIVAAIGQGRVIFANIRTFILYLTSCNLSEILLVTGVGLLHKSVPLLPLQILFLNMITDVFPALALAVGTGHPHLMQQPPRPTQLPLLTSTDWKTGLLYAAALMLGPVAVYYYSWEVLGLSPAVCNNIMFYSMALGQLLHVFNFSTDPRSFFRSEVTRNPYIWLALGICMALFAASYYVPALRRLLAVQPFTPLIVGLIVAAGLIPVLLVRLGYGLLALAKPANPDKATSS
- a CDS encoding DUF1003 domain-containing protein — its product is MPPAPTFISDCSGREFPEADRISGRTIRQPILELIQKDQPHFSEDDYLALTELNEYRRKYIQNYLLKEVGQLSELEQTVLSNLQAQATLTDKLEDDVEPLTLGQRLADGMASFGGSWTFILSFLFFLLCWIVLNGFWMANRGFDPYPFILLNLLLSCVAAMQAPIIMMSQNRQEDKDRQRARKDYMINLKSELEIRMLHEKLDHLIMHQQQDMLEIQQIQVEIMNDILTKIEGSKLVT